The proteins below come from a single Saccharopolyspora sp. SCSIO 74807 genomic window:
- a CDS encoding cytochrome P450, with protein MTLSEPPLVSGESGRHGHLEELRTDPIGLLNRVRSECGDVGAFRLADRRVVLLSGAQANEFFFRSADEELDQGEAYPFMKPIFGAGVVFDAPPERRKEMLHNQALRGEQLKGHAATIADEVARMLADWGDEGEIDLLDWFAELTIYTSSACLIGRKFREELDSRFATLYHELERGTDALSFVDPYAPIESFRRRDEAREGLVALVQGVMAKRASGPRPEKSDRDMLDVLMSVKDEAGESRFSADEITGMFISMMFAGHHTSSGTAAWTLIELLRHPAVMSTVVKELDELYADGSEISFQALREIPHLESSIKEALRLHPPLILLLRVAKDEFAVRGHRIGEDDLVGATPAISNRIPEDFPDPDAFDPHRYAESRQEDIVNRWTWIPFGAGRHRCVGANFAMIQLKAIFSALLREYEFELAQPADSYRNDHSKMVVQLARPCTVRYRRRRS; from the coding sequence ATGACGTTGTCCGAGCCACCGCTGGTGTCCGGCGAATCCGGCCGGCACGGCCACCTCGAAGAACTGCGCACCGACCCGATCGGACTGCTCAACCGGGTACGGAGCGAATGCGGCGACGTGGGCGCCTTCCGGCTCGCGGACCGCCGGGTGGTGCTGCTGTCCGGAGCGCAGGCCAACGAGTTCTTCTTCCGCTCCGCGGACGAAGAGCTCGACCAGGGCGAGGCGTACCCGTTCATGAAGCCGATCTTCGGCGCGGGCGTGGTCTTCGACGCCCCGCCCGAGCGGCGCAAGGAGATGCTGCACAACCAGGCGTTGCGCGGCGAGCAGCTGAAGGGGCACGCCGCGACGATCGCCGACGAGGTCGCCCGGATGCTCGCGGATTGGGGCGACGAAGGCGAAATCGACCTGCTGGACTGGTTCGCGGAACTGACCATCTACACCTCGTCGGCCTGCCTGATCGGGCGCAAGTTCCGCGAAGAGCTGGACAGCCGGTTCGCCACGCTCTACCACGAGCTGGAACGCGGTACCGACGCGTTGTCCTTTGTGGACCCCTATGCGCCGATCGAAAGCTTCCGCCGCCGCGACGAGGCCCGCGAGGGACTGGTCGCACTCGTGCAGGGCGTGATGGCCAAGCGCGCTTCCGGGCCGCGGCCGGAGAAATCCGACCGGGACATGCTCGACGTGCTCATGTCGGTCAAGGACGAGGCCGGCGAATCGCGGTTCTCCGCGGACGAGATCACCGGCATGTTCATCTCGATGATGTTCGCCGGGCACCACACCAGCTCGGGCACCGCGGCCTGGACCCTGATCGAGCTGTTGCGCCACCCGGCCGTTATGTCCACTGTGGTCAAGGAACTCGACGAGCTGTACGCGGACGGCTCCGAGATCAGCTTCCAGGCGTTGCGCGAGATCCCGCACCTGGAGTCCTCGATCAAGGAGGCGCTGCGGCTGCACCCGCCGCTGATCCTGCTGCTGCGGGTGGCCAAGGACGAGTTCGCGGTGCGCGGTCACCGGATCGGCGAGGACGACCTGGTCGGCGCCACACCGGCGATCTCGAACCGGATCCCGGAGGACTTCCCCGACCCGGACGCCTTCGACCCGCACCGCTACGCCGAATCGCGCCAGGAGGACATCGTCAACCGGTGGACGTGGATCCCGTTCGGCGCCGGGCGGCATCGCTGCGTGGGGGCGAACTTCGCGATGATCCAGCTCAAGGCGATCTTCTCGGCGCTGCTGCGGGAGTACGAGTTCGAGCTGGCGCAGCCCGCGGACAGCTACCGCAACGACCACAGCAAGATGGTCGTGCAGCTCGCGCGGCCGTGCACCGTGCGCTACCGCCGCAGGAGGAGCTGA
- a CDS encoding ferredoxin has translation MEIGVDADLCQGHAMCELEAPEVFRVPKHGSVEILDEHPAADQHADVRRAVAYCPTQALLLNEK, from the coding sequence ATGGAGATCGGCGTCGATGCGGACCTGTGCCAGGGGCACGCGATGTGCGAGCTGGAGGCCCCGGAGGTCTTCCGGGTTCCCAAGCACGGCTCGGTCGAAATCCTCGACGAACACCCCGCCGCCGATCAGCACGCCGACGTGCGCCGCGCGGTCGCCTACTGCCCGACGCAGGCACTCCTGCTCAACGAGAAGTGA
- the dnaE gene encoding DNA polymerase III subunit alpha, which yields MSDRFVHLHVHTEFSMLDGAAKHDALFAEVARLEQPAVAMTDHGNMFGAHSFYEHATKTGIKPIIGIEAYVAPESRFHKKPVFWGSRAVTGKKASGDEEGGDVSGAGAYTHMTMLAQNSTGLRNLFKLSSLASTQGFFRKPRMDKELIAEHSEGIIATSGCLAGEVLTRLRIGQKQEAIQAASDYKDIFGADRFFIEVMDHGIQMERNIRADLVDIARQLDLRTVATNDSHYVTADQAGQHDALLCLQTRSMLADTDRFKFQGDGYHIKSSSEMREYWDTEVPGAADSTLRITDMVEGYEDAFAEANRMPQAKIQAGRTDVEVLRDEVEEFIPTRYPDGFTQEYRDQLEWELKVITEKGYSSYFLVVGDMIRWAKNNGIRVGPGRGSAAGALLSYVLHIIDIDPLQHGLLFERFLNPERDSPPDIDIDFDERRRDEVIAYAKEKYGEEYFAKVITYGTIKTKAAFKDAARVHLGQPGFQLADQFSKALPAPIAAKDIPLSGIVDPEHERYQEAAEVRSLIENDQQIGKIFDTARGLEGLIRNAGVHACAHIISREPLLDVLPLWKRDDGEIITGWDGPQCEAVGLLKIDILGLVNMTTIDDTVRMVRANHGTEIEPLDIPLDDEAAYEMLGRGESLGVFQLEGGGMQSLLKRMTPTRFGDIVACVALYRPGPMDVNSHLEYADRKNNKKPVEPIHPDLDKPLEGVLGDTYGLIVYQEQVMAIAQTVAGYSLGQADLLRRAMGKKKKSVLDQEFERFQAGMVERGYRKEAIDQLWATVLPFAGYAFNKSHAAAYGLVTYWTAYLKAHYPAEYMAALLTANAHNKDKTGVYLSECRRMGIRVLPPDVNESEVGHAAVEGRIRFGLGAIRNVGANVVESIIKTRQEKGRFSSFTDFLDKIEITACNKRVIESLIKAGAFDSLGQTRMALTQHHEAAVDAVIGLKRQEAMGQFDLFGGGDDTASADDTSPLAHLQFTEEEWPRKQLLAYEREMLGLYVSAHPLDGAERLLRPYQDTSIAELVGGEREPGSGKEEAKIAGMISGIQRRLNKNGQPWAIVTLEDFDASVEVLFFPKSYEMFSESLVEDNALAVKGRVNEREGEISVFASDALPVDITAAEHKPGSEPPLVLRADYKKISKDTVAELRNTLGAYHGDTPVHVQLGTTRLELPEWPVKICTELVSELKSVRGIAIERAGSA from the coding sequence GTGTCTGATCGGTTCGTTCACCTGCACGTGCACACCGAGTTCTCGATGCTCGACGGTGCTGCCAAGCACGACGCGCTGTTCGCCGAGGTCGCCCGGCTGGAACAGCCCGCGGTGGCGATGACCGACCACGGCAACATGTTCGGCGCGCACTCGTTCTACGAGCACGCCACCAAGACCGGCATCAAGCCGATCATCGGCATCGAGGCGTACGTCGCTCCGGAGAGCCGCTTCCACAAGAAGCCGGTGTTCTGGGGCAGCAGGGCCGTGACCGGCAAGAAGGCGTCCGGGGACGAAGAGGGCGGCGACGTCTCGGGCGCCGGTGCCTACACGCACATGACGATGCTCGCGCAGAATTCGACCGGGCTGCGCAATCTTTTCAAATTGTCTTCGCTGGCCTCCACCCAAGGATTCTTCCGCAAACCGCGAATGGACAAGGAACTGATCGCGGAACATTCCGAGGGAATCATCGCGACGAGCGGGTGCTTGGCCGGTGAGGTGCTGACCCGGCTCCGGATCGGCCAGAAGCAAGAAGCGATTCAGGCCGCCTCGGACTACAAGGACATTTTCGGCGCGGATCGTTTCTTCATCGAGGTCATGGACCACGGCATCCAGATGGAGCGCAACATCCGCGCCGATCTGGTCGACATCGCCCGGCAACTCGATTTGCGCACGGTGGCGACCAATGACAGCCACTACGTGACCGCCGATCAGGCCGGGCAGCACGATGCGTTGCTGTGCCTGCAAACCCGGTCGATGCTGGCCGACACCGACCGGTTCAAGTTCCAGGGCGATGGCTACCACATCAAGTCGTCCTCGGAGATGCGCGAGTACTGGGACACCGAGGTGCCCGGCGCGGCCGACAGCACGCTGCGGATCACCGACATGGTCGAGGGCTACGAAGACGCGTTCGCCGAGGCCAACCGGATGCCGCAGGCGAAGATCCAGGCCGGTCGCACCGACGTCGAGGTGCTGCGCGACGAGGTCGAGGAATTCATCCCCACCCGGTATCCGGACGGGTTCACCCAGGAATACCGCGACCAGCTCGAATGGGAGCTCAAGGTCATCACCGAGAAGGGGTACAGCTCGTACTTCCTGGTCGTCGGCGACATGATCCGGTGGGCCAAGAACAACGGCATCCGGGTGGGGCCGGGTCGCGGCTCGGCGGCGGGCGCGCTGCTGTCGTACGTGCTGCACATCATCGACATCGACCCGCTCCAGCACGGCCTGCTGTTCGAGCGGTTCCTCAACCCCGAGCGGGACTCGCCGCCGGACATTGACATCGACTTCGACGAGCGCAGGCGCGACGAGGTCATCGCCTACGCCAAGGAGAAGTACGGCGAGGAGTACTTCGCCAAGGTCATCACCTACGGCACGATTAAGACGAAGGCGGCGTTCAAGGACGCCGCCCGCGTGCACCTCGGCCAGCCCGGTTTCCAGCTCGCCGACCAGTTCAGCAAGGCGCTGCCCGCGCCGATCGCGGCCAAGGACATCCCGCTGTCCGGGATCGTCGACCCGGAGCACGAGCGCTACCAGGAGGCCGCCGAGGTCCGCTCGCTGATCGAGAACGACCAGCAGATCGGCAAGATCTTCGACACCGCGCGCGGTCTGGAAGGCCTGATCCGCAACGCAGGCGTGCACGCCTGCGCGCACATCATCTCCCGCGAGCCGCTGCTGGACGTGCTGCCGCTGTGGAAGCGCGACGACGGCGAGATCATCACCGGGTGGGACGGGCCGCAGTGCGAGGCGGTCGGCCTGCTCAAGATCGATATCCTCGGCCTGGTCAACATGACCACGATCGACGACACCGTGCGGATGGTGCGGGCCAACCACGGCACCGAGATCGAACCGCTGGACATCCCGCTGGACGACGAAGCCGCCTACGAGATGCTGGGCCGCGGCGAGAGCCTCGGCGTGTTCCAGCTCGAAGGCGGCGGGATGCAGTCGCTGCTCAAGCGCATGACGCCGACCCGGTTCGGCGACATCGTCGCCTGCGTCGCGCTGTACCGGCCGGGTCCCATGGACGTCAACTCGCACCTGGAATACGCCGACCGCAAGAACAACAAGAAGCCGGTCGAGCCGATCCACCCCGACCTCGACAAGCCGCTGGAAGGCGTGCTGGGCGACACCTACGGCCTGATCGTCTACCAGGAGCAGGTCATGGCGATCGCGCAGACCGTGGCCGGCTACAGCCTCGGGCAAGCCGACCTGCTGCGGCGGGCGATGGGCAAGAAGAAGAAGTCGGTGCTGGACCAGGAGTTCGAGCGCTTCCAGGCCGGGATGGTCGAGCGCGGGTACCGCAAGGAGGCCATCGACCAGCTCTGGGCGACGGTGCTGCCCTTCGCCGGTTACGCGTTCAACAAATCGCACGCCGCCGCCTACGGCCTGGTGACCTACTGGACCGCCTACCTCAAGGCGCACTACCCGGCCGAGTACATGGCCGCGCTGCTGACCGCCAACGCGCACAACAAGGACAAGACCGGCGTCTACCTGTCCGAGTGCCGCCGGATGGGCATCCGCGTGCTGCCGCCGGACGTGAACGAGTCCGAGGTCGGGCACGCCGCCGTGGAGGGCCGCATCCGCTTCGGACTCGGTGCGATCCGCAACGTCGGCGCGAATGTGGTCGAGTCGATCATCAAGACGCGCCAGGAGAAGGGCCGCTTCAGCTCGTTCACCGACTTCCTCGACAAGATCGAGATCACCGCGTGCAACAAGCGGGTCATCGAGTCGCTGATCAAGGCCGGTGCCTTCGACTCGCTCGGGCAGACGCGGATGGCGCTGACCCAGCACCACGAGGCGGCGGTCGACGCCGTGATCGGTCTCAAGCGCCAAGAGGCGATGGGCCAGTTCGACCTGTTCGGCGGCGGCGACGACACCGCGAGCGCCGACGACACCTCACCGCTGGCGCACCTGCAGTTCACCGAGGAGGAATGGCCGCGCAAGCAGCTGCTGGCCTACGAGCGCGAAATGCTCGGCCTGTACGTCTCGGCGCACCCGCTGGACGGGGCCGAGCGCTTGTTGCGGCCGTACCAGGACACCAGCATCGCCGAACTCGTCGGCGGTGAACGCGAGCCCGGCAGCGGCAAGGAAGAGGCCAAGATCGCCGGAATGATCTCGGGGATCCAGCGGCGGCTGAACAAGAACGGGCAGCCGTGGGCGATCGTCACGCTGGAGGACTTCGACGCCAGCGTCGAGGTGCTGTTCTTCCCGAAGTCCTACGAGATGTTCTCCGAGAGCCTGGTGGAGGACAACGCGCTCGCGGTCAAGGGCCGGGTCAACGAGCGCGAGGGCGAGATCAGCGTGTTCGCCTCGGACGCGCTGCCGGTGGACATCACCGCGGCCGAGCACAAGCCGGGCTCCGAGCCGCCGCTGGTGCTGCGCGCCGACTACAAGAAGATCAGCAAGGACACGGTCGCGGAGCTGCGCAACACGCTGGGCGCCTACCACGGCGACACCCCGGTGCACGTCCAATTGGGCACCACCCGGCTGGAACTGCCGGAGTGGCCGGTGAAGATCTGCACCGAGCTCGTCTCCGAGCTCAAGTCGGTGCGCGGCATCGCGATCGAGCGCGCGGGATCGGCGTGA
- a CDS encoding DUF397 domain-containing protein, which produces MSAGIHWRKSSRSGQGNNCVEVADARLVRDSKLGARSPVLEVSAKAFSDFINAAKDGRFDG; this is translated from the coding sequence ATGAGCGCAGGTATTCATTGGCGGAAATCGAGCCGGAGCGGGCAGGGCAACAACTGTGTCGAGGTCGCGGACGCCCGGTTGGTCCGGGACAGCAAGCTCGGTGCGCGGTCGCCGGTGCTGGAGGTGTCCGCGAAAGCGTTCAGCGACTTCATCAACGCCGCCAAAGACGGCCGCTTCGACGGTTGA
- a CDS encoding ATP-binding cassette domain-containing protein, with amino-acid sequence MHLVVPAGRITALLGESGCGKSMVAAALTGLLPAVARSTGDVCINGTAVRDEQQWRKLRAGTVGLVPQFGVEAFAAEKTVGAQLFERQRLHGGRSVEDACAAALYPAEALDLHPDQHSSGQIQRAALAAALLPDPDLLIVDEPSSSLDLGTAYEVWANLRAYADSGAAVLAITHDVALLIETGAADQIVFMRDGRTIAAGSPAEVRALEDPYVQGFFHQLWGLR; translated from the coding sequence GTGCACCTCGTGGTGCCCGCGGGCCGGATCACCGCGCTGCTCGGCGAATCCGGCTGCGGCAAATCCATGGTGGCCGCGGCGCTGACGGGTCTGCTCCCCGCGGTCGCGCGCAGTACCGGGGACGTGTGCATCAACGGGACGGCAGTGCGGGACGAGCAGCAGTGGCGAAAGCTCCGTGCCGGAACCGTTGGCCTGGTGCCGCAATTCGGGGTCGAGGCGTTCGCGGCGGAGAAAACCGTTGGCGCGCAACTATTCGAGCGGCAACGGCTGCATGGCGGCCGGAGCGTCGAGGATGCCTGCGCGGCGGCGCTTTATCCGGCCGAGGCACTCGATCTGCATCCGGATCAGCATTCCAGCGGGCAGATCCAGCGGGCCGCGCTGGCCGCGGCGTTGCTGCCCGATCCCGATCTGCTCATCGTGGACGAGCCCAGTTCGTCCCTCGATCTCGGCACCGCCTACGAGGTGTGGGCCAATCTGCGCGCCTACGCCGATTCCGGAGCTGCGGTGCTGGCCATCACCCACGACGTCGCGCTGCTCATCGAGACCGGAGCCGCCGATCAAATCGTCTTCATGCGCGATGGCCGCACCATCGCCGCGGGTTCACCGGCCGAGGTGCGTGCTCTCGAAGATCCTTACGTGCAGGGCTTCTTTCACCAGCTCTGGGGTTTGCGCTGA
- a CDS encoding FAD-dependent oxidoreductase, with protein sequence MQHTPDSFDVVVVGSGGGALAGAYLAAKAGLSTAVLERTARVGGTSAYSGGACWLPGSEVQQRAGLADSTDSARTYLGSLLDAPDSGRVEAFLAESPRLVKAFEADPALEFEWIPFPEYFDAPGRVGLGRSIQPVDIRRDELPAEVAELVRPPVERDRAGRPGRSKLSGGQALIARLLTAFVRAGGTVLTGHNVVGFHQERGRVAGVDAVVDGGSVRIAAERGILVAAGGFEGDAQLRDEHGVPGDARWTMAPAGTNRGEPIFAAARLGAATDLLDQGWFCPGLAQPDGGGSFALGFRGGIMVDATGRRYANECLPYDRFGRAMAAAAERIPSWFVFDSREGGGLPAIAMPEGDPEEHVRAGIRFRADTIAELAADIGVPAQALTGTVERFNEFAAAGADADFHRGEDEYDAFFAGGEPLVAIDQPPYYAAKFVLSDLGTKGGLVTDSRGRVLRGDGSAIGGLYAAGNSSASMTGAVYPAPGVPLGTAMVFASLAVADMAES encoded by the coding sequence GTGCAGCACACACCTGATTCGTTCGACGTGGTCGTGGTCGGTTCCGGCGGTGGCGCGCTGGCCGGCGCCTACCTCGCCGCCAAGGCGGGGTTGTCGACCGCCGTTCTCGAGCGCACGGCGCGGGTCGGCGGCACGTCCGCGTACTCCGGCGGTGCGTGCTGGCTGCCGGGTTCCGAGGTGCAGCAGCGCGCCGGGCTGGCCGATTCGACCGACTCCGCGCGCACCTACCTGGGAAGCCTGCTCGACGCGCCGGACTCCGGCCGGGTCGAAGCGTTCCTGGCCGAGTCGCCGCGGCTGGTCAAGGCGTTCGAGGCCGATCCGGCGCTGGAGTTCGAGTGGATCCCGTTCCCGGAGTACTTCGACGCGCCGGGCCGGGTCGGGCTCGGGCGGTCGATCCAGCCCGTCGACATCCGCCGGGACGAGCTGCCTGCCGAGGTCGCCGAGCTGGTCCGGCCGCCGGTGGAACGCGACCGCGCAGGCAGGCCGGGGCGGAGCAAGCTCAGCGGCGGGCAAGCGCTGATCGCCCGGCTGCTCACCGCGTTCGTGCGCGCGGGCGGAACTGTCCTAACAGGACACAACGTCGTCGGTTTCCACCAGGAGCGCGGGCGAGTGGCCGGTGTCGACGCGGTGGTGGACGGCGGATCCGTCCGGATCGCGGCCGAGCGCGGAATCCTCGTGGCAGCAGGCGGTTTCGAGGGCGACGCGCAGCTGCGCGACGAGCACGGCGTGCCGGGTGACGCGCGGTGGACGATGGCTCCGGCGGGCACGAACCGCGGCGAGCCGATCTTCGCCGCGGCCCGGCTGGGTGCGGCCACCGACCTGCTCGACCAGGGCTGGTTCTGCCCCGGCTTGGCGCAGCCGGACGGCGGCGGCTCGTTCGCGCTGGGCTTCCGCGGCGGGATCATGGTCGACGCGACCGGCCGCCGCTACGCCAACGAATGCCTCCCCTACGACCGGTTCGGGCGCGCCATGGCCGCCGCTGCCGAACGCATCCCGTCGTGGTTCGTGTTCGACTCCCGCGAAGGCGGCGGCCTTCCCGCGATCGCCATGCCGGAGGGCGACCCGGAGGAGCACGTGCGGGCCGGAATCCGGTTCCGCGCGGACACGATCGCCGAACTCGCCGCGGACATCGGCGTCCCCGCGCAGGCCTTGACCGGCACCGTCGAGCGCTTCAACGAGTTCGCCGCCGCCGGGGCGGACGCGGACTTCCACCGCGGCGAGGACGAATACGACGCGTTCTTCGCGGGCGGCGAACCGCTGGTCGCGATCGACCAGCCGCCGTACTACGCGGCGAAGTTCGTGCTCTCGGACTTGGGAACCAAGGGTGGTCTGGTCACCGATTCCCGCGGCCGGGTGCTGCGCGGTGACGGCAGCGCGATCGGCGGCCTGTACGCGGCCGGGAACTCATCGGCCTCGATGACCGGGGCCGTCTACCCCGCGCCCGGCGTCCCGCTCGGCACGGCGATGGTGTTCGCGTCGCTGGCGGTCGCGGACATGGCGGAGTCTTGA
- a CDS encoding TetR/AcrR family transcriptional regulator — MTLSAKGTRLNRRGLETRRTLLKVAIRCLADGSEGVSANLIAREAGVTWGTVQHQFGDADGLWAAVLAHISERSDPLLPPQHAALPDRVGAVVDMLWRALDSAGARAIHHLRLALPRDRGELEAEFPRTAEALAAWDASWNEACERAFDGLAVDKVKLRRVRALLPGAMRGLHGEQDLSTYLDIDDAKRGLSDAVTAYLS, encoded by the coding sequence ATGACTCTTAGCGCGAAAGGCACGCGGCTCAACCGCAGGGGCCTGGAGACGCGGCGCACGCTGCTGAAAGTCGCCATCCGCTGCCTGGCCGACGGTTCGGAAGGCGTGAGCGCGAACCTGATCGCCCGCGAGGCGGGCGTCACCTGGGGCACCGTGCAGCACCAGTTCGGCGACGCCGACGGGTTGTGGGCCGCCGTGCTGGCGCACATCTCCGAACGCAGCGATCCGCTGCTGCCGCCGCAGCACGCCGCGCTGCCGGACCGGGTCGGCGCGGTCGTCGACATGCTGTGGCGGGCGCTGGATTCCGCCGGTGCGCGCGCGATCCACCACCTGCGGCTGGCGCTGCCGCGCGACCGCGGCGAGTTGGAAGCCGAGTTCCCCCGCACCGCCGAAGCGCTCGCCGCCTGGGACGCCAGCTGGAACGAAGCCTGCGAGCGCGCCTTCGACGGGCTCGCCGTGGACAAGGTCAAGCTGCGCCGGGTGCGGGCGCTGCTGCCCGGCGCGATGCGCGGGCTGCACGGCGAGCAGGACCTGAGCACCTACCTGGACATCGACGACGCGAAGCGCGGTCTCAGCGACGCGGTGACCGCCTACTTGTCCTGA
- a CDS encoding FAD-binding protein: MPEVLPPSAIPEQAEQFDVVVVGFGIAGGCAALEAARAGARVLLLERAATHGGTTAMAGGHFYLGGGTAVQRATGHEDSPEEMYKYLLAVSRDPEPDKIRAYCDGSVAHFDWLESLGVHFERSYFAEKAVIQPGTEGLMYTGNEQVWPFREQAVAAPRGHKVPVPGDTEGAKLVMDLLREQIEQAGVQVRFDTGATALVQQEDGRVLGLAWRRFSETGLVRASAVVLAAGGFVMNERMVAEHTPALGAKLFTLGSSYDDGTAIKLGEAAGAELKHMAQPFITAPFYPPGQLATGLIVNKLGERFVAEDSYHARTSYHVLAQPDSTAYLIVDVEHEAKPKDPLVPLLDGFETVEEMESGLDLPSGSLVKTLTRYNEHAARGEDPDFHKSPKWLAAQDTGPWAVFDLRLGHALYAGFTLGGMRTTVDAQVQRADGSVVPGLYAAGACASNIAQDGNGYCSGVQLGEGSFFGRRAGLHAAGSA; the protein is encoded by the coding sequence GTGCCCGAGGTCCTACCCCCGTCCGCCATCCCGGAGCAGGCCGAGCAGTTCGACGTCGTCGTGGTGGGCTTCGGCATCGCGGGCGGCTGCGCCGCGCTGGAAGCCGCGCGCGCGGGTGCGCGGGTGCTGCTGCTGGAACGCGCCGCGACGCACGGCGGCACAACGGCCATGGCGGGCGGGCACTTCTACCTCGGCGGTGGTACCGCGGTGCAGCGGGCCACCGGGCACGAGGACTCGCCGGAGGAGATGTACAAGTACCTGCTGGCCGTGTCCCGCGATCCGGAGCCGGACAAGATCCGCGCCTACTGCGACGGCTCGGTGGCGCACTTCGACTGGCTGGAGTCGCTCGGTGTCCACTTCGAGCGCTCCTACTTCGCCGAGAAGGCGGTGATCCAGCCCGGCACCGAAGGGCTGATGTACACCGGGAACGAGCAGGTCTGGCCGTTCCGCGAACAGGCCGTTGCGGCACCGCGCGGGCACAAGGTCCCGGTGCCCGGCGACACCGAGGGCGCCAAGCTGGTGATGGACCTGCTGCGCGAGCAGATCGAGCAGGCGGGGGTGCAGGTCCGCTTCGACACCGGCGCGACCGCGCTGGTGCAGCAGGAGGACGGCCGCGTGCTCGGGCTGGCTTGGCGGCGGTTCTCCGAAACGGGCCTGGTCCGGGCGTCCGCGGTGGTGCTCGCCGCCGGCGGGTTCGTGATGAACGAGCGGATGGTCGCCGAGCACACCCCCGCGCTGGGAGCCAAGCTGTTCACGCTCGGCTCCAGCTACGACGACGGGACCGCGATCAAGCTGGGCGAGGCAGCGGGCGCCGAGCTCAAGCACATGGCGCAGCCGTTCATCACCGCGCCGTTCTACCCGCCCGGTCAGCTGGCGACCGGGTTGATCGTCAACAAGCTCGGCGAGCGGTTCGTCGCCGAGGACTCCTACCACGCGCGAACCAGCTATCACGTGCTGGCGCAGCCCGATTCGACGGCTTACCTGATCGTCGACGTCGAGCACGAGGCGAAGCCGAAGGACCCGCTGGTTCCGCTGCTGGACGGCTTCGAGACGGTCGAGGAGATGGAGTCCGGGCTCGACCTGCCGTCCGGTTCGCTGGTGAAGACGCTGACCCGCTACAACGAGCACGCCGCGCGCGGCGAGGACCCGGACTTCCACAAGAGCCCGAAGTGGCTGGCGGCCCAGGACACCGGCCCGTGGGCGGTCTTCGACCTGCGGTTGGGGCACGCGCTGTACGCGGGGTTCACCTTGGGCGGGATGCGGACCACCGTCGATGCGCAGGTGCAGCGCGCGGACGGCTCGGTCGTGCCCGGCCTTTACGCCGCAGGGGCCTGCGCGTCCAACATCGCGCAGGACGGCAACGGCTACTGTTCCGGCGTCCAGCTGGGCGAAGGCTCGTTCTTCGGCCGCCGCGCCGGGCTGCACGCCGCGGGCTCGGCGTGA
- a CDS encoding LLM class F420-dependent oxidoreductase, producing the protein MRHGIVLFTSDRGITPDRAAKAAEEAGFDTFYVPEHTHIPIKREAAHPGTGGAELPDDRYLRTLDPWVGLSAAAAVTSRIRLATAVALPVESDPITLAKTIASLDWLSGGRVTIGAGFGWNTDELADHHVPAGRRRTALREHVEAMRALWTQQEASYSGEFVHFGPSWAYPKPAQAHVPLLIGAGAGPKTFAWIAAHADGWMTTPAERDVRANADRLRAAWAAAGRPGAPEIHVLATAKPTPELLGEWAQAGVTEAIWGLPDKPADEVVAFLGRHAARLGIA; encoded by the coding sequence TTGCGACACGGCATAGTGCTGTTCACCAGCGACCGCGGGATCACCCCGGACCGGGCCGCGAAAGCCGCCGAAGAGGCCGGGTTCGACACCTTCTACGTCCCGGAGCACACCCACATCCCGATCAAGCGGGAGGCCGCGCATCCCGGCACCGGCGGCGCGGAGCTGCCCGACGACCGCTACCTGCGCACGCTCGATCCGTGGGTCGGGCTGAGCGCGGCCGCGGCGGTGACCTCCCGGATCCGGCTGGCCACGGCGGTGGCGCTGCCGGTGGAGTCCGACCCGATCACGCTGGCGAAGACGATCGCTTCGCTGGACTGGCTCTCCGGCGGCCGGGTCACGATCGGTGCGGGCTTCGGCTGGAACACCGACGAGCTCGCCGACCACCACGTCCCGGCAGGCAGGCGGCGCACCGCGCTGCGCGAGCACGTCGAGGCGATGCGGGCGCTGTGGACGCAGCAGGAGGCTTCCTACTCCGGCGAGTTCGTCCACTTCGGACCGTCGTGGGCCTACCCGAAGCCTGCGCAGGCGCACGTCCCGCTGCTGATCGGGGCGGGTGCGGGGCCGAAGACGTTCGCCTGGATCGCCGCGCACGCGGACGGCTGGATGACCACTCCCGCTGAGCGGGACGTGCGCGCGAACGCGGACCGGCTGCGCGCGGCCTGGGCCGCGGCGGGACGTCCCGGTGCGCCGGAGATCCACGTGCTCGCGACCGCGAAACCCACTCCTGAACTGCTCGGGGAGTGGGCGCAGGCCGGTGTCACCGAAGCGATCTGGGGCTTGCCGGACAAGCCCGCCGACGAGGTGGTGGCCTTCCTGGGGCGGCACGCGGCCCGCCTCGGCATCGCCTGA